From Pandoraea norimbergensis, the proteins below share one genomic window:
- a CDS encoding AI-2E family transporter codes for MSSRSEQRKFFHLLLFAVTIAFVWILFPLFGAVFWGTILAVLFQPIQRRIELRMRGRKNLAALVTLSLILIIVILPLTLIVGMLTQEIGTAIVRFRTDLPQLTIAFQGLLDRLPVSVHRIMDLAGIQDVTAMQLKLGDGAAQIGRFVAVYLLSIGQNTAQLLVSFGVMLYLLFFLLRDGIVLGVIIRRAIPLDERHKTQLLKQFTTVVRATVKGNIAVAVAQGALGGFIFAVLGIQGYVLAAVVMAFLSLLPAVGAAFVWVPVGVWLFLSGDIWRGVILFAFCGTIVSLVDNVLRPILVGKDTKLPDWVVLISTLGGMSLIGLTGFVIGPLIAALFIACWNIYTRMRDEEVDQSDIG; via the coding sequence TTCTTCCATCTCCTGCTGTTCGCCGTGACGATCGCCTTCGTGTGGATTCTGTTTCCGCTGTTCGGCGCCGTCTTCTGGGGAACGATTCTGGCCGTGCTGTTCCAGCCAATACAGCGCCGCATCGAGCTTCGCATGCGGGGCCGCAAGAATCTGGCAGCCCTCGTCACCCTGTCACTGATTCTGATCATCGTGATCCTGCCGCTCACGCTGATCGTCGGCATGCTCACGCAGGAAATCGGCACGGCCATCGTGCGCTTTCGCACCGACCTGCCGCAACTCACCATCGCGTTTCAGGGGCTGCTCGACCGCCTGCCAGTGAGCGTGCACCGGATCATGGATCTGGCCGGAATACAGGACGTCACGGCCATGCAGTTGAAACTCGGCGACGGTGCCGCGCAGATCGGCCGCTTCGTGGCCGTCTACCTGCTGAGCATCGGCCAGAACACGGCGCAATTGCTCGTGAGCTTCGGCGTCATGCTCTATCTGCTGTTCTTCCTGCTGCGTGACGGCATCGTACTGGGCGTGATCATCCGCCGCGCCATTCCGCTCGACGAGCGTCACAAGACGCAGTTGCTCAAGCAGTTCACGACGGTCGTGCGCGCTACGGTGAAGGGCAACATCGCCGTCGCCGTGGCACAGGGTGCGCTCGGCGGCTTCATCTTCGCGGTGCTGGGGATTCAGGGATACGTGCTGGCCGCCGTGGTGATGGCGTTTCTGTCACTGCTGCCGGCTGTGGGCGCAGCCTTCGTGTGGGTGCCCGTGGGCGTGTGGCTGTTTCTCTCGGGCGACATCTGGCGCGGGGTCATCCTCTTCGCCTTCTGCGGCACCATCGTCAGTCTGGTCGACAACGTGCTGCGCCCGATTCTCGTGGGCAAAGACACCAAGCTGCCCGACTGGGTGGTACTGATCTCCACGCTCGGCGGCATGTCGCTCATCGGGCTGACCGGGTTCGTGATCGGCCCGCTCATCGCCGCCCTCTTCATCGCGTGCTGGAATATCTACACCCGCATGCGCGACGAAGAGGTCGATCAAAGCGATATCGGCTGA
- a CDS encoding tetratricopeptide repeat protein, producing MTTPMDARCERARQLSAAGRLGEAIAELRQLLKQAPEFLPGLEGLAYVSLRMNAFDAAADAFDRMLALVPQAGAQVSFDAAMASLQAGRPMRADALFESAVQQSPDAIGAMHTIGMTWAQAGDNARALTWFERTAAKAPALWQAHFNRGRALGALGRYDEEIDAYRLANAIAPQQPDPLVNLGVALRERHAFQDALQCFTQAVKLSPEHAGARTNRAQTNLLLGDFEHGWRDYEWRWLDGGQTRRFPDRLWDGKAPLAGKKVFVYSEQGFGDTLQFVRFVPRLVELGAQVMLCVQAPLVTLLGGFARGVTVLGEHMPVPSFDWQMPLLSLPHLLGVGGDVSSGHMPYVRSSAAREMIWRSMLGAKPAGEVRVGFAWRPRPFPPNRDVGLDHWKPVFATGAKFFSLQVDATDEERAQLAAHANVRDIGAKLSDFAETAAVIAQMDVVITADTAVAHVAGALGKPVWVLLNHTPDWRWQLTRRDSAWYSSVALYRQPQRGDWDAVMAQVSADLDAIATNAKGESVAG from the coding sequence ATGACGACGCCAATGGATGCGCGTTGCGAGCGCGCACGACAACTGAGTGCCGCTGGCCGGCTGGGCGAAGCGATTGCCGAACTGCGCCAGTTGCTCAAGCAGGCACCGGAATTTCTGCCCGGCCTTGAGGGGCTCGCCTACGTCTCGCTGCGCATGAACGCGTTCGACGCGGCGGCCGATGCGTTCGACCGGATGCTGGCGCTGGTGCCACAGGCCGGGGCGCAAGTCAGTTTCGATGCGGCGATGGCCAGTTTGCAGGCGGGCCGCCCCATGCGGGCCGACGCGCTGTTCGAGTCGGCCGTGCAGCAGTCTCCCGATGCCATCGGTGCGATGCACACGATCGGCATGACCTGGGCGCAGGCGGGCGATAACGCCCGCGCGCTGACCTGGTTCGAGCGCACCGCCGCCAAGGCTCCTGCACTGTGGCAGGCCCACTTCAACCGTGGCCGTGCACTGGGTGCCTTGGGCCGGTACGACGAAGAAATCGATGCCTACCGGCTCGCGAACGCCATTGCGCCCCAGCAGCCCGATCCGCTGGTCAATCTCGGCGTGGCGCTGCGCGAGCGGCACGCGTTTCAGGACGCCTTGCAGTGCTTCACCCAAGCCGTGAAGTTGTCGCCGGAACACGCGGGTGCCCGTACCAATCGTGCGCAGACGAATCTGTTGCTCGGCGACTTCGAGCACGGCTGGCGCGACTATGAATGGCGTTGGCTCGATGGCGGGCAAACGCGCCGCTTCCCCGATCGGCTTTGGGACGGCAAAGCGCCGCTGGCGGGCAAGAAGGTCTTTGTCTATAGCGAGCAGGGTTTCGGCGACACGCTTCAATTCGTGCGCTTTGTGCCGCGGCTGGTGGAACTGGGCGCGCAGGTGATGCTCTGCGTGCAGGCGCCGCTCGTGACGCTGCTGGGTGGTTTCGCCCGTGGCGTGACGGTGCTGGGCGAGCATATGCCGGTGCCGTCGTTCGACTGGCAGATGCCGTTGCTCAGCCTGCCGCATTTGCTCGGCGTCGGCGGTGACGTGAGCAGCGGGCATATGCCTTATGTGCGCTCAAGTGCGGCACGCGAAATGATCTGGCGCTCGATGCTGGGAGCCAAGCCGGCGGGCGAAGTGCGCGTGGGCTTTGCGTGGCGCCCGCGTCCGTTCCCGCCGAATCGCGATGTCGGCCTCGATCACTGGAAGCCGGTGTTCGCCACCGGCGCGAAGTTCTTTTCCTTGCAGGTGGATGCGACCGACGAGGAGCGCGCGCAACTGGCGGCGCACGCCAACGTGCGCGACATCGGCGCGAAGCTCAGCGATTTTGCCGAGACGGCGGCGGTCATCGCACAGATGGACGTGGTGATTACGGCGGATACCGCCGTGGCGCATGTGGCTGGGGCGTTGGGCAAACCGGTGTGGGTGTTGCTCAACCACACGCCCGATTGGCGCTGGCAACTGACGCGGCGCGACAGCGCATGGTATTCGTCGGTTGCGCTCTATCGCCAGCCGCAGCGCGGCGACTGGGATGCGGTGATGGCGCAGGTGAGTGCGGATCTGGATGCCATTGCGACGAACGCGAAGGGCGAGTCGGTCGCGGGCTGA
- a CDS encoding ABC transporter permease: MPRVARPFIPATARRLLPNRWDFIAFPIIIGFLMVSSSGIRQTWAPLADLQTEVISLDPSNLPEYALRTTLRMLAAMVASLIFTLIYGTLAAKSRRAEKLLVPMLDILQSVPVLGYISFTVTFFLALFPGRVLGAECAAIFAIFTSQAWNMTFSFYQSMRTQPRDLAEVSVNLRLSPWQRFWKLDVPYSMPGLIWNMMMSMSGGWFFVVASEAITVGDKTVTLPGIGAYLATAILQRDLHAVGWVILAMTVVILIYDQFLFRPMVAWSDKFRLEDTVSQAAPESWVLNMIQRTRAIQYLLRPFGKLLRTIARARMPISLPAAIHSESNSPLSRVIDWIWAALLVVLSVFAAWKIVAFVLAEVGFSEILRVFGLGLITLVRVMVLIAVASVVWVPLGVLIGLRPKLAERIQPLAQFLAAFPANLLFPIFVVAIVHFHANPDIWLSPLIVLGTQWYILFNVIAGATTFPNDFKEAATNFRIRGWQWWRQIMLPGIFPYYVTGAITASGGAWNASIVSEYVQWGDDKLAAHGLGAYIAQTTAAGDYPRILLGIAVMALFVVLFNRLLWRPMYAIAENKLRLN; encoded by the coding sequence ATGCCGCGCGTAGCCCGACCGTTCATTCCCGCCACCGCGCGACGCCTGCTGCCCAATCGCTGGGATTTCATTGCCTTCCCGATCATCATCGGTTTTCTGATGGTCAGTTCTTCAGGCATTCGCCAGACTTGGGCACCGCTGGCCGATCTGCAAACCGAAGTCATCTCGCTTGACCCGTCCAATCTGCCCGAGTACGCGCTACGCACCACCCTGCGCATGCTCGCCGCGATGGTCGCCTCGCTGATCTTCACGCTGATCTACGGCACGCTCGCCGCCAAGAGCCGCCGCGCCGAGAAACTGCTCGTGCCGATGCTCGACATCCTCCAGTCGGTGCCGGTGCTGGGCTACATCTCGTTCACGGTGACGTTTTTCCTCGCGCTCTTCCCCGGGCGCGTGCTGGGCGCCGAGTGCGCCGCCATCTTCGCGATCTTCACGAGTCAGGCGTGGAACATGACGTTCTCGTTCTACCAGTCGATGCGAACCCAGCCACGCGACCTCGCCGAAGTCTCGGTGAACCTGCGGCTCTCGCCGTGGCAGCGCTTCTGGAAGCTCGACGTGCCCTACTCGATGCCCGGCCTCATCTGGAACATGATGATGAGCATGTCGGGCGGCTGGTTCTTCGTGGTCGCATCCGAAGCCATCACCGTAGGCGACAAGACGGTCACGCTGCCGGGCATCGGTGCCTATCTGGCCACCGCCATCCTCCAGCGCGATCTGCACGCCGTAGGCTGGGTGATTCTCGCCATGACGGTCGTGATCCTGATTTACGACCAGTTCCTGTTCCGCCCGATGGTCGCGTGGTCGGACAAATTCCGTCTGGAAGACACCGTCTCGCAGGCCGCCCCCGAGTCGTGGGTGCTGAACATGATTCAACGCACCCGTGCGATTCAGTACCTGCTGCGTCCTTTCGGCAAGCTGCTGCGCACGATCGCCCGCGCGCGCATGCCGATCTCGCTGCCGGCGGCCATCCATTCCGAGTCGAACTCGCCGCTGTCTCGCGTGATCGACTGGATCTGGGCGGCATTGCTGGTCGTGCTCAGCGTGTTCGCCGCGTGGAAGATCGTCGCCTTCGTCTTGGCTGAAGTCGGTTTTTCCGAAATTCTGCGGGTGTTCGGTCTGGGCCTGATTACGCTGGTGCGCGTGATGGTGCTCATCGCCGTGGCGTCGGTCGTGTGGGTGCCGCTGGGCGTGCTGATCGGCCTGCGCCCCAAGCTCGCCGAACGGATTCAGCCGCTCGCACAGTTCCTCGCGGCTTTCCCGGCGAACCTGCTGTTCCCGATCTTCGTGGTGGCGATCGTGCATTTCCACGCCAACCCCGACATCTGGCTCTCGCCGTTGATCGTGCTCGGCACGCAGTGGTACATCCTGTTCAACGTGATTGCCGGCGCGACCACGTTCCCGAACGACTTCAAGGAAGCCGCCACCAACTTCCGCATTCGCGGCTGGCAATGGTGGCGTCAGATCATGCTGCCGGGCATCTTCCCGTACTACGTGACGGGCGCGATTACCGCCTCGGGCGGCGCATGGAACGCGTCGATCGTCTCGGAATACGTGCAGTGGGGCGACGACAAGCTCGCCGCGCACGGTCTGGGCGCCTATATCGCGCAAACCACGGCGGCCGGCGACTATCCGCGCATTCTGCTGGGCATCGCCGTGATGGCGCTGTTCGTCGTACTGTTCAACCGCTTGCTGTGGCGTCCGATGTACGCCATTGCCGAAAACAAGCTTCGCCTGAATTGA
- a CDS encoding ABC transporter ATP-binding protein, whose amino-acid sequence MPNDTQPTVGKEIFSLANVSRGFRKGSDERQVLDGVNLQLHEGEIVGMLGRSGSGKSTLLRIIAGLIQPSSGDIRYLGEPLEGPPEGVAMVFQTFALFPWLTVLQNVEAGLEALGVEPKERRKRALAAIDLIGLDGFENAYPRELSGGMRQRVGFARALVVNPTLLLMDEPFSALDVLTAETLRTDLLDLWSQRQLPIKSILIVTHNIEEAVFMCDRILVLSSNPGRVVAEIKVPFPHRRNRLDPAFRKMVDDIYALMTSRRNAHTTQKIPLELSSPLHEVSTNLMAGLLEALAGPPYNGRADLPDIAQTLLLEVDDLFPVAEILDQLGFAELKEGDLLLTTAGKRFVDVSTQERKVLFAEHLLRHVPLAAKIRAVLQERRGQRAPRVRFEQELEDSMSDDLAQETLDTAINWGRYAEIFSYNDHTETFSLEDVEGAT is encoded by the coding sequence ATGCCGAACGATACCCAACCGACCGTCGGAAAAGAGATCTTCTCGCTCGCCAATGTCAGCCGCGGTTTCCGCAAGGGCAGCGACGAGCGTCAGGTGCTCGATGGCGTGAACCTGCAACTGCATGAAGGCGAAATCGTCGGCATGCTCGGCCGCTCGGGCTCGGGCAAGTCGACGCTGCTGCGCATCATTGCCGGCCTGATCCAGCCCAGTTCGGGCGACATCCGCTACCTCGGCGAGCCGCTCGAAGGCCCGCCCGAAGGCGTGGCGATGGTGTTCCAGACCTTCGCGCTGTTCCCGTGGCTGACCGTGCTGCAAAACGTGGAAGCCGGTCTCGAAGCGCTTGGCGTCGAGCCGAAAGAGCGCCGCAAGCGTGCGCTTGCCGCGATCGACCTGATCGGTCTGGACGGCTTCGAGAACGCCTACCCGCGCGAACTCTCGGGCGGCATGCGCCAACGCGTGGGCTTCGCCCGTGCGCTGGTGGTCAACCCCACGCTGCTGCTCATGGACGAGCCGTTCTCCGCGCTCGACGTCCTGACCGCCGAGACGCTGCGTACCGACCTGCTCGACCTGTGGAGCCAGCGTCAGTTGCCGATCAAGTCGATCCTGATCGTCACGCACAACATTGAAGAAGCCGTGTTCATGTGCGACCGCATTCTGGTGCTGTCGTCGAACCCGGGGCGCGTGGTGGCCGAGATCAAGGTGCCGTTCCCGCACCGCCGTAATCGTCTCGACCCGGCCTTCCGCAAGATGGTCGACGACATCTACGCACTGATGACCTCGCGCCGTAATGCGCACACCACGCAGAAGATTCCGCTGGAGCTGTCGAGCCCGCTGCATGAAGTCTCGACCAACCTGATGGCCGGTCTGCTCGAAGCGCTGGCCGGGCCGCCCTACAACGGCCGCGCCGACTTGCCGGATATCGCGCAGACGCTGCTGCTCGAAGTCGACGATCTGTTTCCGGTGGCGGAAATTCTCGACCAACTGGGCTTTGCCGAACTCAAGGAAGGCGACCTGTTGCTGACGACGGCCGGCAAGCGCTTTGTGGACGTGAGCACGCAGGAGCGCAAGGTGCTGTTCGCCGAACATCTGCTGCGTCACGTGCCGCTCGCCGCGAAGATTCGCGCCGTGTTGCAGGAGCGTCGTGGACAACGGGCGCCGCGCGTGCGTTTCGAACAGGAACTGGAAGATTCGATGTCGGACGATCTCGCCCAGGAAACGCTCGATACCGCCATCAACTGGGGCCGTTACGCCGAGATCTTCTCGTACAACGACCACACCGAGACGTTCAGTCTCGAGGATGTGGAAGGCGCGACCTGA